From a single Paenibacillus sp. FSL R5-0345 genomic region:
- a CDS encoding YwmB family TATA-box binding protein, translating to MEESKGKRHDAGRKSGIKGMLLVFILCCTALLLAGFRGEGEKESSQIAQLKKSLPLLTSLGKSVTVPGSPLRLVLKWQGEFNGDGLEAGVTATNLSDDLGLGETSREDGGEHLTYRSSADRAGLQTTMFWSELGNGRSYVIVTLETPDLLNTPDLQAEAEEAGAKLQKVGITAEWNTSLQGAAKEQEHPQKALLLTEQNMYAQLPDLKVQESYEDETTASHTYSTSALLHSVISGNHEVVLQAAIHQDAKEGSSRVTIGLPLITIEY from the coding sequence GTGGAAGAAAGTAAGGGAAAGAGACACGATGCAGGCCGAAAAAGCGGTATTAAAGGAATGTTGCTGGTATTTATTCTATGCTGTACTGCGTTACTTTTGGCAGGTTTTCGGGGCGAAGGTGAAAAAGAGAGCAGCCAGATCGCCCAATTGAAAAAGTCACTTCCTCTCCTGACCTCCCTTGGTAAAAGTGTTACAGTACCCGGATCCCCTCTTCGTTTAGTTTTAAAATGGCAGGGAGAATTCAATGGTGATGGTCTAGAGGCTGGTGTCACTGCAACTAACCTATCCGATGATCTTGGGTTGGGAGAAACAAGCCGGGAAGACGGGGGGGAACATCTTACTTACCGTTCGTCTGCCGACAGAGCCGGTTTGCAAACCACCATGTTCTGGAGTGAGCTGGGAAACGGACGTAGTTATGTGATTGTAACCCTGGAGACACCTGATTTGTTAAATACTCCGGATCTGCAAGCTGAAGCAGAAGAGGCTGGCGCGAAACTACAGAAGGTCGGCATCACAGCGGAATGGAATACCTCGCTTCAGGGGGCTGCGAAGGAGCAGGAGCATCCTCAGAAGGCTCTACTGTTAACGGAGCAGAATATGTACGCACAGCTGCCCGATCTTAAAGTACAGGAAAGCTACGAAGACGAAACAACAGCCAGCCATACTTATAGCACATCGGCATTGTTGCATTCCGTAATCAGCGGAAACCACGAGGTAGTCCTACAGGCAGCTATTCATCAGGATGCAAAAGAGGGCAGCAGCCGCGTTACGATTGGATTACCATTAATAACAATAGAATATTGA
- a CDS encoding response regulator yields MEMEEAIKVLLVDDHEMVRIGLAAVLGTEDGIEVVGEAGSGEEGIRLAQEYNPDVVLMDLVMDGMDGIETTKQLMKQYPEIKVIVLTSYLDDEKMYPVIEAGAFSYLLKTSRASEVADAIRAAARGQSVLESQVASKMMNRFRNNAKGESPAYKELTEREMEVLRLLAQGKSNQDIADQLIIGIKTVKFHVTNILAKLGVEDRTQAAIYAYKNGLAE; encoded by the coding sequence ATGGAGATGGAGGAAGCCATTAAGGTATTACTTGTAGATGATCATGAAATGGTACGGATCGGACTAGCTGCTGTACTTGGGACTGAAGACGGGATTGAAGTTGTAGGTGAAGCTGGAAGTGGAGAAGAAGGTATCCGCCTGGCACAAGAGTACAATCCGGATGTAGTCCTGATGGATCTCGTAATGGACGGGATGGATGGGATTGAAACGACAAAACAATTAATGAAGCAATATCCCGAAATCAAAGTGATTGTGTTAACAAGCTATCTGGATGATGAAAAAATGTATCCGGTGATTGAGGCGGGTGCGTTTAGTTATCTATTAAAGACCTCGCGAGCTAGTGAAGTTGCGGATGCCATACGCGCTGCGGCAAGAGGGCAGTCTGTACTCGAGTCACAAGTCGCCTCAAAAATGATGAATCGTTTTCGAAACAATGCCAAGGGTGAATCCCCTGCTTATAAAGAGCTTACCGAGCGCGAGATGGAAGTATTACGTCTGCTGGCGCAAGGTAAATCGAATCAGGATATCGCTGATCAACTAATTATTGGGATCAAAACTGTGAAATTTCATGTAACGAATATTCTCGCGAAGCTGGGTGTGGAAGATCGAACCCAAGCAGCAATTTATGCATATAAAAATGGACTAGCTGAATAA